Proteins found in one Xyrauchen texanus isolate HMW12.3.18 chromosome 30, RBS_HiC_50CHRs, whole genome shotgun sequence genomic segment:
- the zpax2 gene encoding LOW QUALITY PROTEIN: zona pellucida protein AX 2 (The sequence of the model RefSeq protein was modified relative to this genomic sequence to represent the inferred CDS: substituted 1 base at 1 genomic stop codon) codes for MSIHADTSADEIQAECLGNRVQFILPDSLTAGSPVEVYAVNDMQTVLLTPYLETQCGYTHKSDPWGNTIVSASLQSCFAKNKGDMEFEVTMQFKLYKFPTFEEKVLKVSKTCKHAMTSREILCETNYMEVSVRNAIPEIKTAAVKQWPTVVPNLQMWKILLYTPEEKAFYKEDLQSMGYNVNSSTTRLVMRSPYSMAETFIQHVADVDMMVFKSVVLFRDRWMMTIVESATACPTNGATIVGQIIYWHVPRHITPLVSSKVTPPEILEAHVGVNGRLLTPAKMASLNYTMTFTKSHIVVEIPIGSPDGYYKSHAHKDQYHTSYTIEPMLELLWKEGLDKTRYKVLFPITTPLTPWPPQLIDNTEPEQKVFDVVLGSFLLDVELLNITFGIEVLTVPDILFKGLSLLEHSLPNGTKEFALQVPFSDPNVQKLVHIXILRPGVRGYTLPIVFGFVILPEDHTFTYSTVLETSLREIVLPYAGGECDNENFNIQVKYGSTPSSQLRIVLGQIDLDDEILQQYDHLSNETHLSIVVPFMDPTVVFESVQSSGVMARIDVEMHDSVNDWHFKDLSLACPFFVKVSECFSNGTMTVVLPKLESLPHLNPGELSLRDPACKPFYSEDHFAYFRFNVNTCGTSRTFVGDTMKYENEVSWKRENLHLTSNSQTEHEKRHWFTVSCIYMANTTQSVAVNVVAPLKEPEADVGKGELMVSLRLSQDMVYRLFYHDDDYPVLKFLKQPLYFEVGMNQSRDSRVAVVLENCWATLTKERNSKPKWDLIVDGCANPKDPEQTVLHPVTADDRVQIPDHFKRFEVKTFAFTENDGSSESDVETMARRVFVHCDVVICHVESAADGHCYKQCANPQNQSMSRVHSSTVRRSSGFAVEVLEHVSTGPILLI; via the exons ATGAGCATTCATGCAGATACCTCTGCAG ATGAAATACAAGCTGAATGCCTTGGAAATAGGGTACAATTTATCCTCCCTGATTCTTTGACTGCGGGTAGTCCTGTAGAGGTTTATGCAGTCA ATGACATGCAGACAGTTCTTCTCACACCTTACCTGGAGACACAATGTGGCTACACTCATAAATCTGATCCTTGGGGGAATACAATAGTGTCAGCTTCCCTACAGAGTTGTTTTGCAAAGAACAAG GGTGACATGGAATTTGAAGTAACTATGCAGTTTAAACTGTACAAGTTCCCTACGTTTGAAGAGAAAGTCCTCAAAGTGTCCAAGACCTGCAAACACGCCATGACTTCACGTGAGATTCTGTGTGAGACCAACTACATGGAG GTATCTGTAAGGAATGCGATACCAGAAATTAAGACCGCTGCAGTCAAACAGTGG CCAACAGTTGTGCCCAACTTACAAATGTGGAAGATCCTACTGTACACCCCTGAAGAGAAGGCTTTTTATAAAGAGGACCTCCAAAGCATGGGTTACAATGTTAACAGTTCTACAACGCGACTGGTGATGCGAAGCCCGTACAGCATGGCTGAAACCTTCATACAACAT GTTGCAGATGTTGATATGATGGTGTTCAAATCGGTGGTGTTGTTCCGAGACCGCTGGATGATGACTATAGTGGAGTCAGCAACTGCCTGTCCAACCA ATGGAGCCACCATtgtgggtcaaattatttattggCACGTTCCTCGACACATAACCCCTTTGGTGTCCTCGAAAGTTACTCCTCCAGAAATACTTGAGGCCCATGTAGGCGTTAATGGAAGACTTCTCACACCTGCCAAGATGGCCAGCCTTAACTACACTATGACCTTCACCAAATCCCATATAGTTGTTGAGATTCCCATTGGGTCTCCTGATGGATACTACAAG AGTCATGCTCATAAGGACCAGTATCATACAAGTTACACAATAGAGCCCATGCTTGAGCTGCTGTGGAAGGAAGGGTTGGATAAGACCAGATATAAGGTCTTGTTTCCTATCACAACCCCTTTGACACCATGGCCTCCCCAACTGATTGACA ACACTGAGCCAGAGCAGAAGGTGTTCGATGTTGTGCTGGGTTCCTTCCTCCTCGATGTGGAGCTGCTAAATATCACTTTTGGGATAGAAGTGCTGACTGTCCCTGACATACTTTTTAAAGGCCTTAGCCTGCTGGAGCACAGCTTACCTAATGGCACCAAAGAATTTGCTCTCCAGGTTCCCTTCTCTGATCCCAATGTCCAAAAACTGGTACACATTTAA ATTCTTCGGCCTGGCGTCAGAGGCTACACACTTCCCATCGTCTTTGGCTTTGTCATCTTGCCTGAAGATCATACTTTCACATACTCTACTGTATTAGAAACTTCTTTAAGGGAAATTG TCCTTCCTTATGCAGGGGGAGAGTGTGACAATGAGAATTTCAACATTCAAGTCAAATATGGCAGCACCCCAAGTTCCCAGCTGAGGATCGTACTGGGGCAAATAGATCTGGATGATGAGATTTTACAGCAGTATGATCACCTTTCAAATGAAACTCATTTGAGCATTGTTGTGCCATTCATGGACCCTACTGTGGTATTTGAG TCTGTTCAGTCATCAGGAGTCATGGCAAGAATTGATGTGGAAATGCACGATTCTGTGAATGACTGGCATTTCAAAGATCTCTCCCTTGCCTGCCCTTTTTTTGTGAAAGTGTCAG AGTGCTTCTCCAATGGAACGATGACCGTGGTGCTTCCCAAACTGGAATCTCTGCCACATCTGAATCCCGGTGAACTCTCTCTTAGAGACCCGGCTTGCAAACCCTTCTACAGTGAAGATCACTTTGCTTATTTTCGTTTCAATGTAAACACTTGTGGAACTTCACGAACG TTTGTTGGGGACACCATGAAATATGAGAATGAAGTGTCCTGGAAGAGAGAGAATTTGCATCTGACCTCCAATTCACAAACTGAACACGAGAAACGACACTG GTTCACAGTCTCCTGCATTTATATGGCAAATACTACCCAAAGTGTGGCCGTCAATGTAGTTGCACCCCTTAAAGAGCCTGAGGCAGATGTTGGAAAAGGCGAACTAATGGTTTCACTACGGCTCTCTCAGG ATATGGTCTATAGACTCTTCTATCATGATGACGACTACCCAGTTTTAAAGTTTCTGAAACAGCCTCTTTATTTCGAGGTGGGTATGAATCAATCCAGGGACTCTAGGGTAGCAGTAGTCCTGGAAAACTGCTGGGCAACACTCACCAAGGAGAGAAACTCCAAACCTAAATGGGATTTAATAGTTGATGG CTGTGCAAATCCTAAAGACCCTGAACAAACCGTCTTGCATCCTGTAACTGCGGATGACAGAGTACAAATACCAGATCACTTCAAGAGATTTGAGGTTAAAACATTTGCTTTCACAGAGAATGATGGGAGTTCTGAAAGTGATGTTGAGACCATGGCCAGACGG GTATTTGTCCATTGTGACGTCGTCATTTGTCACGTTGAGAGCGCTGCCGATGGACATTGTTACAAGCAGTGTGCAAATCCTCAGAATCAGAGCATGAGCAG AGTGCACTCTTCTACAGTTCGCAGAAGTTCAGGCTTTGCAGTGGAAGTACTGGAGCACGTGTCTACAGGCCCCATTCTTTTGATATGA